The following DNA comes from Gossypium hirsutum isolate 1008001.06 unplaced genomic scaffold, Gossypium_hirsutum_v2.1 scaffold_447, whole genome shotgun sequence.
AATTAGTAAGATTAATGAAATATGACCATATCCTCACAATTTAAGGATTTAGCCTATGGTTCAGACTTATGCTCGTAGAATTTAGGAATTCCAAATATTTGCTTGGCTTGAAGTTCAAATGTAAAATGTCAAAGTGCATACAGACCTAAATCGAAAGCAGCACCATATTCCCCCGGCCAATCATGGCAAGCATGCGCAGGAAATAATGATTACAGAATGAACCTGAAACATTCCCATTTCCCACGCAACAAGTTAACTAACAATTACGGTGCAAAGAACTAACTGAACAAGCTGGCGTCGGTCAACAACAATGAGAACTAAATTCAGTGAACTTAAAGGAAATCGAAAGGAGACCCTAACACGTGAAAATTACCTATGCCGAAAGTATGGATGGATGGACATAACACTCCTTGATTTGTCAAACGCTTTTGCATCCAGTGACAAATGTTTCTCTCATCTTCAACAGACCCATCAGCAACAAGAAAAATCATAGGAATTGAACCTCGAGTGTTTGATAGCATGTCAGCCGCCTGACAGAAATAAATAACACGCTATTGATCGTGAGAAAGGAATACTAACCAGATTCTAATTTCTCCAACCATTTCAGAAAACACGAGAAGTTAAACGAAAAAACAAAGGCGGTTACTAACCTTTTCCAGTGGAATAAACAAATTTGTACTGCCCCCCACGGTATATTTCATACTAATCCAAGCAGTGGCCCTTTCAATCGCGTCCTTCGAAGCCAACTCCATGgatgttgaaaattgaaaagcCTCATTACTAAAAGCTATAATGTTAAACGAATCTTCTGGACTGAGCTTAGAAAGGGCTGCAGATATTGCACTCTTGGTACTCTCGAGTGGTCTCCCTTGCATGCTTTCACTTATATCAACAACAAATACGACTTCCTTTTTGAACACCTATCAAATTTGAAAAAGGATAAGGATTATATACCGAAAAGAATAACCGAGCAGGTCAAACACATGCTACACCCACCTTCCTATTCTGCTCACTTCCAGGGAAAAGATAAATACAGAACATATCACTTTGGTCGTAATCATATAAAGACTGCAAAAGTATGCCTCCAAATATGTTACCGGAAGAAACCTATTAAAAGAAGTAGACAAGACATGATTATCAATATCTCGATGATAACAAGTTGAGATATTCCTCATGAAAATATCAGGAGATGGTTGTTGCAGGCCCATTTACCCGGTGGCCCGCTACCCAAAACCAACCCGAATAAAACACCCAAGGCCCACCTAAACCTAACCCGGAGCCCAAAACAAGACCCAACTGGCCCAACCCCTCAAAGCtaagctagggtttcagaaaagaaaCCCTAGCGCCGCATCTATGGTCTTTAGACCTTCGGCCTTCTGGCGCCGTCGCCGTACCCCGCACCCTCGACCCTCTACGCCACTATCATTTGTCGCGTCCCATCCGCACCTACTAGCTTCATCAACACCTGCAACACAAAGCAACAGAGGACACAAAAACGCAAAAATAGAAAACAACAGcagataaaaaaaatacattttagattgtaatatttttttgttttatcttgGGTATAAAAGGCCCTTTTCTggaatctaaaataaaaaagaagaggtgcatattgtatcaaaaacaggaaatcaataaaaaaaaaggtgattttcgaaaGGCTCACTGGTTTCTtccgtttttctttttcttttttttgggttttcttttcggttttgattttgattcatcttagaaaaagaacaaaaacaaaGTTTAAAAGGGAGGGAGATTACCTGGTGGTCGCGATCTTGGCCCTCCTCGTCGCCATCGGAGAACGGGCTAAGGTCGAGGGCCGTTTGAACGCCATCATTGTTTAAGAAACGGCGCCGATGAAGCCTTCTTCTCCTCCTGGTAAGTCGGAGTTGAATAGGCGAAGGCGAGGGGGGGGCTCTCGAGCGGCCTGTTGTCGGAACGGCGCAGAGGAGAGAGCATTTGGCTCtctgttttctttgtttctttttttttcttttgttaaaggGGGAGTGTAGGCTATCAGATTAGGTTTTGGGGGGGTTATTGTATgatgtgaaacgacgccgtttggagtctgatcagtaactccaaaacggcgccgtattgagCTCTGACCCGCGCGTTTTTGACTCCTGGGATAATTCCTGCCTTGGTCCCTCAGCATTTCTTATCTTTTTAATGCGGTCTTCTTTTTATATTTGCAATTTTGGCATCGATTTCTGCTTCTGTTTCAGTTCGGTCCCTGGACTATGCGCATTGACTTCGTTGGAACTGTGTCGTTTAATCGACGAGGGTTATTTCCCATCCAGTCCTCCGCTTTTTCTATGCGCATTCAGAATAGTCCCTCcgctttaatttatttatgttttgaccCCGAATTTTGTTTAGATCTTtagtttagtccttttattttttatattttcttaataaatttattattattattattattatcattattattattatttcttcctatttatttttatttattttatttaaaccctttggtacgtatatatatatatgcatatatttgtatgacatacatgcactattcttataatatatatatacttatatattttcatacattttataacttatgtacatatctatagatctatatacatgttttcattcttataaatatatacatatttatatataatctttatagtttaaaatatactcttttatatatttttaaaatccacatACATACAccttttcaatatattttcaacatgtatataaattaacgtatttatttgtatacatatgtatattttcatattttaaaactttaatttgtacatatatatttttttcttttactttacaatatgtatacacttactttttatacgtatttctttattttcgtattccattagttttatacatctacatatatgtacatgttttttatatatacgtatattaatttattttattaaaatatactttatatattttattaattcatgtatacacatattttagctcatgtctatatatatcttttatacttaattgtatttgctatttatttatttcatttttgtcattattttgaatggatgatttaaatttattcgttttttatattgtgttattttgtatgttataaaTTTGATCGTTCAAATTAATTGCTATTGTTTGCATCGTTTTTATATTCTCATGTTCATTATGATCTTGCTATGCATAAATAAcgtaatttgctttcactatgattttgtgctttatttttactcgatataacaaaatttattttttttcaaaaaataacatttcgtgtttggaatcgagaaaatcgtgccctaacttactgggtttcgtttTTCTCGACaaatctaaatgcacgaatcttttcaagctcaaattttaaatgatcccGGGATCTTAAAAAgagtcgcgtcctaacttactggtcgtgatctcattttaaatccgagatggctaaaatatcttttaaataagcattttttattcgcgtatcgggagtttgagacattgtattctaacttactggatatgattctcttcctcgattaacgtgaaatatacttctttttccaaaactttaatgctaggatcgtatttttttttttaaattctttcaagttctcaattttcgacatcaagacattagataatcaactaggtaccaatttctgggcgttacgagggtgctaacccttcctcgtacgtaaccgactcccgaacccgtttcctaaattttgtagaccaaaaccgttgttttaataagatcaaattatttattaaaaacaacctctTTCCAAGGTGGCCCAATCACACCccaaaaggattggtggcgactcccgtttttttcgttttcatcaaaacccaagtcgaccccattttcatcaaaaatggtgtcaacagcttggcgactccactggggacgagatttaaataagagagtcaagccatgagttgattatttcttgtctttttgtcgaaagttgaaaatttggtttaaatatacgatcctctcgttgcatttcatttgtttggagttatagtttttatcatgttttgtattctaaatttttatatctttctgcattgcattgcatgaccgttggtcacacctttttaagtgggagtgagaaactacgccttcgtgaggttttcacctccgcatgggatagtgaatcgcttccgggatacatccgtacctatgtcttcgtgagattttcatctccgcatggccatagggaaatgtatcccctgaatcgaacttggtccgtatgagcctataatgggtgaggatcgaggaatctgctggttcaggtacccaactttagagccaaaccacatgtaatgagccataggaactgacctaagtagagctactccaatttttagtgcttacctaaatgagtGCTGTATTTATTTGTCGCTTATTTTagatcttattctgtgtttaatgctaatttactttgtttgtgattgcatggcatcttcattctaaaagaggtgtcgatttacattcagtttctcagtagaaagcttatcatggaaaaggggtttgttgataaagtagaggataatgcggctgtgcgaatatgggctgaaacgacacaacgggagaaaggcgatagtcttaccgaagggtacgtgtcagaattgtgggattttacccgtatcagtgtaatccagaatgaccttcgagaaatgaaagaagtctgggatcaatgggatgtcgaggccaagcagctgttctattgtaactacggtgacctaccttatctgcttagtgtcaaagtggacaagtatttattccgagccctcgctcagttttggaatcctgcctacagttgtttcacttttgggaaggtagatttaacgcctactgtggaggagtatacgaccttgcttcggtgcccaaagattcaagtcgacaaggcttattccagagctgcttgtgtccctccgttgttaaagaaattaatgaacatcactgggatgagcgagcagtgggtcgctgcccggatccaacagaaaggcgacagtaaatgtgttccttggaaaagtttgcgagatttggtgcttgtataTCCTGACTtgaagaaaagggtcgatgtcttcgctttaggtatctatggactagtggttttccccaaagctttaggacacatagacgaggctgtatctgatttgtttgatcggcttagtaaaggggtgacaccggttccggcaatacttgctgaaacttttagatccctgaatgcgtgtcgaaaagcgGGGGAGGggaggtttattggatgcgcgcagctcttatt
Coding sequences within:
- the LOC121226812 gene encoding LOW QUALITY PROTEIN: von Willebrand factor A domain-containing protein DDB_G0292028-like (The sequence of the model RefSeq protein was modified relative to this genomic sequence to represent the inferred CDS: inserted 1 base in 1 codon), which produces MAFKRPSTLARSPMATRRAKIATTRFQKRAFYTQDKTKKYYNLKCVDEASRCGWDATNDSGVEGRGCGVSSGNIFGGILLQSLYDYDQSDMFCIYLFPGSEQNRKVFKKEVVFVVDISESMQGRPLESTKSAISAALSKLSPEDSFNIIAFSNEAFQFSTSMELASKDAIERATAWISMKYTVGGSTNLFIPLEKAADMLSNTRGSIPMIFLVADGSVEDERNICHWMQKRLTNQGVLCPSIHTFGIGSFCNHYFLRMLAMIGXGEYGAAFDLDSIEVQMNKLFSKGLSTVLANITIDAFDDCEEIEVYSSRIPDLSLESPLTIYGRYQGSFPDNLKVKGILGDLSSFTMDLKIRRAKDIPLDSVLARRQIDLLTAQAWFSENKRLEEKVAKLSIQTCNISEYTRMTLLEKNIMKHFGAWKKKGDPQKIVESGPPEMILLQRLSVGFGDQIATAENIRPGSQEPELPEVAKIFIKTTSNYFGGICNRCCCMGCIRCCSKMNNQCATTLTQLCTALACIGCLHCCSESCCPNQDD